In a genomic window of Magnolia sinica isolate HGM2019 chromosome 16, MsV1, whole genome shotgun sequence:
- the LOC131229723 gene encoding leucine-rich repeat protein 2-like, whose product MAALKTLPLLLFLVLISAPPAFSTNSEGNALHTLRTRLSDPTNILQSWDPTLVNPCTWFHVTCDLQNHVIRLDLGNSNVSGRLGPELGELKHLQYLELYRNNFEGKIPKELGKLKNLVSLDLYGNRFEGNIPKSFSKLKSLRFLRMNDNRLTGSIPRELTALSNLKVFDVSNNDLCGTIPIDGPFTSFPMQSFDNNSRLNGPELRGLVPYDFGC is encoded by the exons atgGCTGCTCTCAAAAcccttcctctccttctctttctcgtCCTAATCTCGGCTCCTCCGGCTTTCTCCACCAATTCAGAAG GAAACGCTCTCCATACCCTAAGAACAAGACTCTCAGATCCGACGAACATACTCCAGAGCTGGGATCCGACCCTAGTCAACCCTTGCACATGGTTCCACGTCACCTGCGACCTCCAAAACCACGTCATCCGCCT CGATTTGGGGAATTCTAATGTCAGCGGTCGTTTGGGGCCGGAGCTTGGCGAACTCAAGCATCTTCAATACTT GGAGCTTTACAGGAACAATTTTGAAGGGAAAATACCCAAGGAATTGGGTAAATTGAAGAACCTTGTTAGTTTGGATTTATACGGGAATAGGTTTGAAGGAAACATTCCGAAATCATTCTCAAAGTTGAAATCCCTTCGGTTTTT GCGCATGAACGACAATAGGCTTACAGGATCCATTCCTAGAGAGCTCACAGCCCTTTCAAACCTCAAAGTCTT tgatgtttctaataacgatcTTTGTGGAACCATTCCAATTGACGGCCCGTTCACAAGCTTCCCCATGCAGAG TTTTGACAACAACAGCCGACTCAATGGACCGGAGCTGAGAGGACTGGTGCCATATGATTTTGGATGTTGA